The DNA window CGATACCCGCCGCACCCGTGACGGTATCCACCCGTTGTCGGGCCCTGACTGGGTGGAGATCCGCGCCGACTCAAAGCAGGCGCGCTGGCACCAGGAAGGCACCAAGCCATACGAGATCCGCGCAAAGAACGGAAAAGCGCTCTACTGGCCCGGCATGCAGACGCGTCCAGGAAAGGATGGCCAGGAGGGGCCCGCGTTTGTGGCCAAGGTGAATCATCCTGGCTTGCCGGCCCGCCCCTTCATGGGCCTAAGCGCCGAGGATGAGCAGAGCATCGAGCGCCTGGCCGTCGCATGGCTGGAACTGGACGCAGACCCCGCCGGATTGGGCCGCGCCTAAAACGGCCTGTACGGCCCGTGGAGGCCCCCTGGGCGCGGCCACCGTCCATGGTCCACCCCCAACGGGCAGCGGCGGTCGATTTAAACGCCTTTCAAACGCCCTTGAAGGCGCCAGTTCAAGTGACCACCCCGGCGAAGGACAAAAATCACCCCGGCCGGTGTAGAGTCCCTGCCGACAACACGCCCATCGGGCCACGCCCGAAAAGCAGTGAAGGGCTTTAGTCCCGCCGCCTGATCGATGGCGGCGAATCTGGCGGGGATGAATCAGCCCGCCCGCCGCCTCCATACCGCCGTTGCCCTGGCTGCCTGCAGCTTCCTGCTGCAGGCCGACGCCGTGGGCGATGACCGCCTCATTTCCATCCAGCTGACCCCCGCCGGTCACTTCAAGCCCAGCGACGGGCGAAAGATGGATGTCCCCGCCTGGTACATCGACGCCTCGGTGGCGGCCCGCGTGATCGAGCGTTTCAACGCTCGCGCCAACCCGGCAGTGGTCGATTACGAACACCAGACCCTGCACAAAGAAACCAACGGGCAGCCCGCGCCGGCCGCTGCCTGGATGCGTGCGCTGCAATGGCGCGAGGGATCTGGCCTCTGGGCCACCACCGAGCTGACTCCCCAGGCTGCGGAGCAGATCCGAACCGGCGCCTATCGCTACGTCTCCCCGGTGTTCCTCTACGACAAGACCACCGGCGAGGTGCTGGCCATGCAGATGGCCGCCTTCACCAATGACCCCGCCATCGACGGCATGCAGGCCATGGAGCTGCGCGCAGCGGCTTGCTTTGCCCACGACATCGATCCTGACAAGGAAACCTCCATGAACCCGTTGCTCAAAGCCTTCCTGGCTGCCCTGGGCCTGCCCGAAACCACCACCGAAGCAGATGCCATCGCCGCCTGCAGCTCCCTCACCACCAGCCTGGGCGTGCTGCGCCGACTGCAGGCCGAGCTGGGCGCCGAGGGCGAGCCGGCCGTTGCAGCCTGCAGTGCCCTCAAGACCCAGGCCACCGCCACCCCGGACCCGACCAAGTTCGTCCCCATCGCCGCCCTGGAGGAAGTGCGCGGCCAGGTCGCCGCTCTGTCCGCCGAGCGCACCGCTGACAAGGTCAGTGCGCTGGTCGAGGCTGGCCTGGCTGATGGCCGCATCCTGCCGAGCATGAGGGACTGGGCCACCGACCTGGGCAAGCAGAATCTGGCCGCACTGTCGTCCTACCTGGACAAGGCCGCTCCGATCGCTGCCCTGGGCGGTACGCAGACCGGCGGCCAGAAGCCGGCCGGCGCGACCAACGAGCATGGCCTGGACGCGGCTGAAATGGCCGTCTGCAGCGCTACCGGCGTCACCCCCGAAGCCTTCGCGAAATCCAAGAAGGACACCGCCCAGGCGCAGGCCTGAGCACTCCCCCCCAGCTCTCACCGGAGTCTGCTATGAGCGCAGCCACCCAGGCTCGCAACACCCCGCGCCGGGACGCACATCGTGTCGGCCATCCCTCCAACCCCGGCACCGCGCTGCACGCGGGCACGCTGATTGCGCTGCTGGCCACCAACGGCAACGCGGTGCCGGCAGGCACTGCCGGTTCCGGTGACGCCGTCGGCGTTGCACTTCGCTCCGTCGCCGGAACCTCGGCAGGCGAGCCGGTCGAATGCGAGCGCGGCACTGGCTTCCGTTTTGACAACAGTGCCGGCGCTGATGCCATCGCCCGCGCCGACATCGGCGCAACTGCCTACATCGTCGATGACCAGACCGTGGCCAAGACCGACAACAGCGGCGCCCGCAAGCGCGCTGGTGTCGTCCTGGACGTGGATGCAGCCGGCGTGTGGATCGTGGTCGGCTGAGCTGGCCCATCCGTTCCCCTATCACCAGGACAATCCCATGATCGTCAATCGCGGCAATCTTTCGACGCTGTACGTCGCCTTCAACGCAGCATTCAACGCCGGCCTCGGCCAGGCACCATCCCAGTTCCAGCGCATTGCCACGGTGGTGCCGTCCACCACCAAGTCCAACGAGTACGGCTGGCTGGGCAAGCTGCCCAACGTGCGCGAATGGATCGGCGAACGTGTCGTGCATGGCCTGCAGAACCACGGCTACACCATCAAGAACAAGCCGTATGAGCTGACTGTGGGCGTGGACAAGGATGACATCGAGGATGACAACCTCGGCATCTACAGCCCGCTCATGCAGAGCATGGGCGAGTCGGTCGGCGCGCAGCCGGACCAGCTGACGTTCGAGCTGTTGAAGAACGGCATCTCCACCGCCTGCTACGACGGGCAGAACTTCTTCGACACCGATCATCCGGTGCTGGACAAGGAAGGCAAGGAGACGGTCCAGAGCAACGTGGACTCGGGCGGCAACGGTGCCTACTGGTATCTGCTGTGCACCAAGCGCGCGCTCAAGCCGATCATCTTCCAGAACCGCAAGCCGCCGCAGTTCGTTTCCATGGACACCGATACCGATGAGGGCGTGTTCAACAAGAAGGAATTCCGCTACGGCGCCGATTGCCGCCGCAACGTCGGTTTTGGTTTCTGGCAGATGGCCTTCGCCAGCAACAAGCCGCTGACCGAGGACAACCTGCAGGCAGCCTATACCGCCTTCACCTCGCGCACGGGCGACCACGGCCGTCCGCTGGGCCTGGTGCCGGATCTGCTGGTGTGCGTGCCGAACGACAAGTTCAAGGCCGCCAAGATCCTCACCGCCAACCAGATCGCCGGCACTGACAACGTGATGAAGGGCGTTGTTGAGGCGATGGACAGCGCCTGGTTGCTCTGACCCTCGACCACTGACCGGCACCGCAGGGTGCCGGTCGCAACTTCCCCGAACACAGAAGGAGCGGCCCATGGCCGAACAGATCCTGGTAAAGGCCCGCCTGGAGCGTGGCCGCTGGCGTGCCGGCATGCACTTCACCCGGCAGGGCCGGATCGTGCTTGTCGATGTCCTGAAGGAGAAACAGCTGGAGGCGATCAACAGCGACCCCGAGCTGATCGTGACGGAGCTGCCAGCGTCGGACGATCCCAACGAACTGGCACTGGCTCGCGAACGCAAGGCAACCAAGTCCGGCAATGCCAAGCGCAAGTGGGCAGAAGCCGAGGCCCGCGCACGCACCGCCTCTGGCCTGGCCGAGGAAGCCTGGGCGAACCAGCCGGCAGCTGACCGCGTGAGCTTGATCGAGGCAGCGCTGGAGGTCGGCGCGTAATGGCCTACGTCACCCTCACGCAACTGGCCGAGCTCCCAGGGGCGCTGGAACTGTCCCAGGTGGCGGGTGGGCGCGATGAGCGCCCGGTTGCCTCCGAGCTGATGGATGCCACGTTGCGTGGGGGTGATCGCAGCGCCTTCCCGCCAAGCGAGGTGGCCAAGGCGGATGCGGCCCTGGAGCGCATCCAAGAGGCCACCCGTCAGGCAGATGCGATCATCGACGGCTACCTGGCACGGCGCTACAGATTGCCGCTGGGCAAGGCCGTGCCGCTGCTGGCCGTTTGGTCGCGCAGCATCACGCGCTACCTGCTGCACCCTGATCGCCAGACGGACGAGCGCACCGATCCCATCGTGCGTGACTACCGTGACGCGATTCGCCTGCTACAGGAGACGGCACAGGAAAAATTCCACCTGGGCATCGAAGATCCGACTACGTCCACCGGCTCTGCAGGGGAATTCATCTTCCATGCCGGCAACAAGGTATTCGGGCGCGAGGGCCGGCCGTGACCGTTGGGCCGTTCCCGATCACCCCCGTCCTGGAGCGTCTGCGGGACCACGTGCAGGCACTACTCCTGGTCGGTGATGCCGCCGACCTGGATACGGCCCTGGACCAGCAGCCAGCCAAGGACTGTGCCGCCTACGTGACGGCCGCCGAGATGGGCGGCCGGCCTCGGTACACGGGCGATCAGCACATCCAGAACGTGGATGTCACGTTGCGCGTGGTCCTCATGGTGCGCAACTTCAGCGGCCAGGCCAGTGGCAGCGGCGCACGCCGCCAGATGGATGAGCAAGTCATTCCAGGCGTCCGCAAAGCACTGGCCGGGTGGACCCCTGTCGATGCGTTCGATGCGCTCAGCTTCCAGGCTGGCCGTGATG is part of the Stenotrophomonas lactitubi genome and encodes:
- a CDS encoding phage virion morphogenesis protein; amino-acid sequence: MANEPLILTIDARQAEQWFARLLERSVNLSGLMAQVGEDLTESTQARFDTGIGPDGVAWQPLADGSGRTPLNDTRRTRDGIHPLSGPDWVEIRADSKQARWHQEGTKPYEIRAKNGKALYWPGMQTRPGKDGQEGPAFVAKVNHPGLPARPFMGLSAEDEQSIERLAVAWLELDADPAGLGRA
- a CDS encoding phage tail terminator protein, translated to MTVGPFPITPVLERLRDHVQALLLVGDAADLDTALDQQPAKDCAAYVTAAEMGGRPRYTGDQHIQNVDVTLRVVLMVRNFSGQASGSGARRQMDEQVIPGVRKALAGWTPVDAFDALSFQAGRDEKFRAGWLVSQQVFVTNYRMQHTPTP
- a CDS encoding Mu-like prophage major head subunit gpT family protein, which translates into the protein MIVNRGNLSTLYVAFNAAFNAGLGQAPSQFQRIATVVPSTTKSNEYGWLGKLPNVREWIGERVVHGLQNHGYTIKNKPYELTVGVDKDDIEDDNLGIYSPLMQSMGESVGAQPDQLTFELLKNGISTACYDGQNFFDTDHPVLDKEGKETVQSNVDSGGNGAYWYLLCTKRALKPIIFQNRKPPQFVSMDTDTDEGVFNKKEFRYGADCRRNVGFGFWQMAFASNKPLTEDNLQAAYTAFTSRTGDHGRPLGLVPDLLVCVPNDKFKAAKILTANQIAGTDNVMKGVVEAMDSAWLL
- a CDS encoding phage protease — its product is MNQPARRLHTAVALAACSFLLQADAVGDDRLISIQLTPAGHFKPSDGRKMDVPAWYIDASVAARVIERFNARANPAVVDYEHQTLHKETNGQPAPAAAWMRALQWREGSGLWATTELTPQAAEQIRTGAYRYVSPVFLYDKTTGEVLAMQMAAFTNDPAIDGMQAMELRAAACFAHDIDPDKETSMNPLLKAFLAALGLPETTTEADAIAACSSLTTSLGVLRRLQAELGAEGEPAVAACSALKTQATATPDPTKFVPIAALEEVRGQVAALSAERTADKVSALVEAGLADGRILPSMRDWATDLGKQNLAALSSYLDKAAPIAALGGTQTGGQKPAGATNEHGLDAAEMAVCSATGVTPEAFAKSKKDTAQAQA
- a CDS encoding DUF1320 domain-containing protein, translated to MAYVTLTQLAELPGALELSQVAGGRDERPVASELMDATLRGGDRSAFPPSEVAKADAALERIQEATRQADAIIDGYLARRYRLPLGKAVPLLAVWSRSITRYLLHPDRQTDERTDPIVRDYRDAIRLLQETAQEKFHLGIEDPTTSTGSAGEFIFHAGNKVFGREGRP